The Castor canadensis chromosome X, mCasCan1.hap1v2, whole genome shotgun sequence genome includes a region encoding these proteins:
- the LOC109701458 gene encoding zinc finger protein 449-like, with product MDSPTDYSLLAPFLCKGDPVLHRDDADSEASRQRFRQFQYIAEAGPREVFRKLSELCSQWLKPRMRSVEQILELLVLEQFLTILPTHLEARIDIDDTLFEELPPVQTELMPPHRHSRSPALQLRGSAQEALGAEAWIPQSGQQELNYHAAGKCKPFLDPGPEMLEPDWSFLLEHGGEELLGSKREYEQLEPICKEPPDELLDSCMKPGSHLGESSDWEESLNLRVLMPKVPREKSYHCDLENAVPSCMRS from the exons ATGGATAGCCCCACGGACTACTCCCTCCTGGCCCCCTTCCTGTGCAAAGGGGATCCCGTGCTGCACCGGGACGACGCAGACAGTGAAGCCTCCCGCCAGCGCTTCAGGCAGTTCCAGTACATAGCAGAAGCTGGGCCTCGGGAAGTTTTCAGAAAACTCTCGGAGCTCTGCAGTCAGTGGCTGAAGCCAAGGATGCGTTCTGTGGAACAAATCCTGGAGCTGCTCGTGTTGGAGCAATTCCTGACTATTCTGCCCACCCACCTAGAGGCCAGG ATTGACATAGATGACACGCTCTTTGAAGAACTGCCACCAGTGCAAACAGAACTCATGCCACCACACAGGCACTCGCGGTCACCTGCACTCCAGCTAAGGGGATCTGCCCAAGAGGCCTTGGGGGCAGAGGCGTGGATCCCACAGTCAGGGCAGCAAGAGCTGAACTACCATGCTGCTGGCAAATGCAAGCCCTTTCTGGATCCTG GACCTGAAATGCTGGAGCCTGACTGGAGCTTCCTGCTGGAGCATGGAGGAGAGGAACTGTTGGGCTCCAAGAGAG AATACGAACAGCTGGAGCCTATCTGCAAAGAGCCCCCTGACGAGCTACTGGACAGTTGCATGAAGCCCGGGTCCCACCTAGGAGAGAGCTCCGACTGGGAGGAGTCTCTCAACCTGAGAGTCCTCATGCCAAAGGTTCCCAGAGAGAAATCTTACCACTGTG ATTTGGAGAATGCTGTCCCCTCCTGCATGCGCAGCTGA